The Anabrus simplex isolate iqAnaSimp1 chromosome 1, ASM4041472v1, whole genome shotgun sequence genome window below encodes:
- the LOC137496940 gene encoding uncharacterized protein, which produces MELRDYAVAIGLVTADKDHTYVRDATWPNMRSRTVAKVDNAYQTGSGGGSSKKLDVIDHLVLDIIGRESPVLQGFGTEDSLGEIVLPTMGPTSASTSDYIVALEESRPISATEIDGSWQNGELQHQQETPKARGTVKKRVLVQHPQESKEIESLKKRKLQLEVRKLELEVWEKENLLNIEHSPLTSGVQERGKKELSVPNNEYLIVENNDGNFVVVQPQM; this is translated from the exons ATGGAACTGCGGGATTATGCTGTGGCTATTGGGCTGGTCACAGCCGACAAAGATCACACTTATGTGCGGGATGCTACTTGGCCTAACATGAGGAGCAGAACAGTG GCAAAAGTTGATAATGCTTATCAGACAGGAAGTGGGGGAGGAAGTAGCAAAAAATTAGATGTCATAGACCACCTGGTTCTTGACATTATCGGAAGAGAATCTCCTGTTTTACAGGGATTCGGAACAGAAGATTCTCTTGGAGAAATCGTTCTTCCTACAATGGGACCAACTTCCGCTTCAACCAGTGACTATATAGTGGCGTTGGAagaaagtaggcctatatctgccACTGAAATTGATGGAAGCTGGCAAAATGGAGAGCTCCAGCATCAGCAGGAGACACCTAAGGCTAGAG GTACTGTCAAGAAGAGGGTACTCGTCCAGCATCCCCAGGAAAGCAAAGAAATAGAGTCCCTCAAAAAACGGAAGCTTCAACTTGAAGTCCGGAAGCTGGAGCTGGAGGTGTGGGAGaaggaaaatttactcaatattgaGCATTCACCCCTCACAAGTGGTGTTCAGGAACgtggaaaaaaggaactttctgtaccaaacaatgaatatttaattgtagaAAACAATGATGGTAACTTTGTTGTAGTTCAGCCTCAgatgtaa